One Hemitrygon akajei chromosome 11, sHemAka1.3, whole genome shotgun sequence DNA segment encodes these proteins:
- the cpne1 gene encoding copine-1 isoform X1 — MAQCVTKVQLTISCENLMDKDVGSKSDPLCVLLQNTGADDHWIELDRTERVKNCQKPEFAKKLEVDYFFERVQKLKFGIYDIDNKSSALNDDDYLGGVECTLGQIVSSKTFTRPLELKKGKLAGKGSITIVAEEMNDKRSAVLQLEARNLENKDFMGKSDPFMELYRQGDGDKWQLAYRSEVIKNNLNPNWKTFSVSLQSLCNGDMQKPIKVTCFDYDGDGSHDLIGLFETNFSKLQQVESGTPIEFECINPEKQRKKKSYKNSGIIRVRSCKIETDFSFLDYVMGGCQINFTVGIDFTGSNGDPRSPDSLHYISPNGVNEYLTAIWSVGQVIQDYDTDKLFPAFGFGAQVPPNWQVSHEFPLNFNPDNPYCQGVQGIIDAYRNALVNVRLYGPTNFSPIITHVSRFASTAAQQQVAGQYYVLLIITDGEITDLDQTRNAIVEASKLPMSIIIVGVGSADFKAMEFLDGDDGVLKSLSGEPVARDIVQFVPFRQFQNTPKEALAQTVLAEVPKQLVSYYKMRNLPPVNAPNPPQ; from the exons ATGGCGCAGTGTGTGACAAAAGTGCAGTTGACCATTTCCTGTGAGAATTTGATGGACAAAGATGTTGGTTCAAAGTCTGATCCACTGTGTGTCTTACTTCAGAACACCGGGGCTGATGACCACTGGATAGAG TTGGACCGAACTGAAAGGGTGAAGAACTGCCAGAAGCCTGAATTTGCCAAGAAGCTGGAGGTGGATTATTTCTTCGAGCGCGTGCAGAAACTGAAATTCGGCATTTATGATATCGACAATAAATCCTCTGCCCTGAACGATGATGACTATCTGGGAGGAGTGGAATGTACCCTGGGACAG ATTGTCTCAAGTAAAACATTCACTCGACCCCTTGAGTTGAAGAAAGGAAAGCTGGCTGGTAAAGGAAGCATCACT ATTGTAGCCGAAGAGATGAACGATAAAAGATCAGCAGTTCTGCAGCTGGAGGCCAGGAACCTGGAAAATAAG GATTTTATGGGGAAATCGGATCCATTTATGGAGCTGTACCGACAAGGAGATGGTGACAAATGGCAGCTAGCCTACCGTTCAGAG GTTATTAAGAACAACCTGAATCCCAACTGGAAGACCTTCTCAGTGTCGTTGCAGAGTCTCTGTAATGGTGATATGCAGAAGCCCATTAAG GTCACATGCTTTGACTATGATGGTGATGGTTCTCATGATCTGATAGGACTCTTTGAAACTAACTTCTCTAAACTGCAGCAAGTGGAATCTGGGACCCCG ATTGAGTTTGAATGCATCAACCCAGAGAAGCAAAGGAAGAAGAAAAGCTACAAGAATTCTGGCATTATTCGGGTGCGATCGTGTAAG ATAGAAACGGATTTCTCTTTCCTCGATTATGTTATGGGAGGATGTCAGATCAATTTCACA GTTGGGATCGACTTTACTGGCTCCAATGGAGATCCTCGTTCACCGGACTCCCTGCATTATATCAGCCCAAATGGAGTCAATGAATATCTGACTGCTATATGGTCTGTTGGACAGGTCATTCAGGATTATGACAC GGATAAGCTGTTCCCTGCATTTGGATTTGGTGCTCAGGTGCCTCCCAACTGgcag GTGTCCCACGAGTTCCCCTTAAATTTTAACCCCGACAATCCATACTGCCAAG GTGTGCAAGGTATCATCGACGCATATCGCAATGCGCTTGTCAACGTTCGACTCTACGGGCCAACCAACTTCTCGCCCATAATAACACACGTGTCCCGTTTTGCATCCACCGCGGCCCAGCAACAGGTGGCAGGG CAATATTATGTCCTGTTGATCATCACTGACGGAGAGATAACAGACCTGGACCAGACCAGGAATGCCATTGTGGAAGCCTCCAAGCTGCCCATGTCCATCATCATCGTGGGTGTCGGGAGTGCAGATTTCAAGGCCATGGAGTTTCTTGATGGGGATGATGGCGTCCTGAAGTCACTCTCAGGAGAGCCCGTAGCCCGAGACATTGTGCAATTTGTTCCATTCAGACAGTTTCAGAAT ACTCCAAAGGAAGCTCTAGCACAAACTGTTCTGGCTGAAGTGCCGAAGCAGTTGGTATCTTACTACAAGATGAGAAACCTGCCACCAGTGAATGCTCCGAACCCACCCCAGTAG
- the cpne1 gene encoding copine-1 isoform X2: MAQCVTKVQLTISCENLMDKDVGSKSDPLCVLLQNTGADDHWIELDRTERVKNCQKPEFAKKLEVDYFFERVQKLKFGIYDIDNKSSALNDDDYLGGVECTLGQIVSSKTFTRPLELKKGKLAGKGSITIVAEEMNDKRSAVLQLEARNLENKDFMGKSDPFMELYRQGDGDKWQLAYRSEVIKNNLNPNWKTFSVSLQSLCNGDMQKPIKVACNDQDESTDSDLIGEVILPVCKLLEAQNQVIEFECINPEKQRKKKSYKNSGIIRVRSCKIETDFSFLDYVMGGCQINFTVGIDFTGSNGDPRSPDSLHYISPNGVNEYLTAIWSVGQVIQDYDTDKLFPAFGFGAQVPPNWQVSHEFPLNFNPDNPYCQGVQGIIDAYRNALVNVRLYGPTNFSPIITHVSRFASTAAQQQVAGQYYVLLIITDGEITDLDQTRNAIVEASKLPMSIIIVGVGSADFKAMEFLDGDDGVLKSLSGEPVARDIVQFVPFRQFQNTPKEALAQTVLAEVPKQLVSYYKMRNLPPVNAPNPPQ; encoded by the exons ATGGCGCAGTGTGTGACAAAAGTGCAGTTGACCATTTCCTGTGAGAATTTGATGGACAAAGATGTTGGTTCAAAGTCTGATCCACTGTGTGTCTTACTTCAGAACACCGGGGCTGATGACCACTGGATAGAG TTGGACCGAACTGAAAGGGTGAAGAACTGCCAGAAGCCTGAATTTGCCAAGAAGCTGGAGGTGGATTATTTCTTCGAGCGCGTGCAGAAACTGAAATTCGGCATTTATGATATCGACAATAAATCCTCTGCCCTGAACGATGATGACTATCTGGGAGGAGTGGAATGTACCCTGGGACAG ATTGTCTCAAGTAAAACATTCACTCGACCCCTTGAGTTGAAGAAAGGAAAGCTGGCTGGTAAAGGAAGCATCACT ATTGTAGCCGAAGAGATGAACGATAAAAGATCAGCAGTTCTGCAGCTGGAGGCCAGGAACCTGGAAAATAAG GATTTTATGGGGAAATCGGATCCATTTATGGAGCTGTACCGACAAGGAGATGGTGACAAATGGCAGCTAGCCTACCGTTCAGAG GTTATTAAGAACAACCTGAATCCCAACTGGAAGACCTTCTCAGTGTCGTTGCAGAGTCTCTGTAATGGTGATATGCAGAAGCCCATTAAG GTGGCTTGTAACGATCAGGATGAGAGCACCGATTCGGATCTGATCGGGGAGGTGATCCTTCCTGTCTGTAAGCTGTTGGAAGCACAGAACCAAGTG ATTGAGTTTGAATGCATCAACCCAGAGAAGCAAAGGAAGAAGAAAAGCTACAAGAATTCTGGCATTATTCGGGTGCGATCGTGTAAG ATAGAAACGGATTTCTCTTTCCTCGATTATGTTATGGGAGGATGTCAGATCAATTTCACA GTTGGGATCGACTTTACTGGCTCCAATGGAGATCCTCGTTCACCGGACTCCCTGCATTATATCAGCCCAAATGGAGTCAATGAATATCTGACTGCTATATGGTCTGTTGGACAGGTCATTCAGGATTATGACAC GGATAAGCTGTTCCCTGCATTTGGATTTGGTGCTCAGGTGCCTCCCAACTGgcag GTGTCCCACGAGTTCCCCTTAAATTTTAACCCCGACAATCCATACTGCCAAG GTGTGCAAGGTATCATCGACGCATATCGCAATGCGCTTGTCAACGTTCGACTCTACGGGCCAACCAACTTCTCGCCCATAATAACACACGTGTCCCGTTTTGCATCCACCGCGGCCCAGCAACAGGTGGCAGGG CAATATTATGTCCTGTTGATCATCACTGACGGAGAGATAACAGACCTGGACCAGACCAGGAATGCCATTGTGGAAGCCTCCAAGCTGCCCATGTCCATCATCATCGTGGGTGTCGGGAGTGCAGATTTCAAGGCCATGGAGTTTCTTGATGGGGATGATGGCGTCCTGAAGTCACTCTCAGGAGAGCCCGTAGCCCGAGACATTGTGCAATTTGTTCCATTCAGACAGTTTCAGAAT ACTCCAAAGGAAGCTCTAGCACAAACTGTTCTGGCTGAAGTGCCGAAGCAGTTGGTATCTTACTACAAGATGAGAAACCTGCCACCAGTGAATGCTCCGAACCCACCCCAGTAG